gCAGTTAGAAGTGGTCAGATTGGCAATCAGTTACAGCAATAACGAGTTACGTGACTGTGCGGACGGCAGttataaaaatcgaatcaatACTACTATTCAATTAGATTCCAGCACATcgctatttttcttttttttttcttttttcgttttgatTCGACGAGATCGTTGTAATCTCACTGCATCGTTAGACCGTCTTGAATATGGGATTATCGATTGTCCGTATTATAGATATATCGCCAAAGGCAGAATGATTTCGATCGGCAGATAAAGTGAGGAAAGATTCTCTGAGTAATCAGCAAAGTTTCGCGGCGTGATCCATCGCCTCGGTTACATAAACAGCACCTACTCTGCACGAATGGTTTACGGTCGTGTCTATTTCATTGTCACTTTCATTCGGCGTTGGCGTCGGCTTCGGGACGCAGGGCATACAAAATGCGCAAAGATACACCGCTGCTGTCGCTTCGATAGCACACCGACATTCGCTGATGCAATCGCAGCGTAGGTATGTTAATCGCATCCTCGAATAAGTACGCGGTAAGTATAATGTATAGTACTATAACCATGATCAAATATCGTTGCAAAACCGGCGGACGGAACGTCTGCCAAACAATGGTTGAACCTTTTCTGCTATCACTCGTAAATGATCTTACCGTAGAGAGATGtaagggaaattttttttaagagaatttgaaaatggaaaTCGAATTCCAACGATTTCCTTCACTTGCTCGGTTCCGGTCGTGAATTACCAACCAACGTTGAATGCGTTTTTCTTCAAGTGTAATGTAAAGATAATTCTTCATGGTTGCAAATTCCTACGGGCAATGTGGCATCTAACGGTTAGGGTAGACCAACAAACAAGGCCGACGGGTTATAACGCAGGATTTACACTTCCAGTTCTACAGCTTGTCGGAAtgccaatttttcatcattgcTGTTTGTTGCAGGCGTAGATCTGAACTTTTTATACGGCGCCAAGTTCTCGCTTCGAAGCCTCCTCTGTCTCGCGATGATTTCTGAAGGACGAAGATCCGGAAGATAGAGTTCGATCGAACGAGCTCTTACACCGCATTGCTTTATAATGCATACGTATAGCTACGGCACATAGGCATTTTGGTTTGAATTCGTTGTATAACCTTTATTTTTTGACCTTTGGAGACGGACTGATGACTGAAGTTGTTAACAGCTCAATTAAACTAATCGTGATCGTTTCGGAATGTGAACTAAACATTTATAGCCCATTACTCGAACGAAATTGTTATAATCCTTGATTTGCGTCAAGCATATTACCGATAATCGACTTACAATTATCGAGCAAGACTCACTATGTGATATGCTCAGGAAGGAAATATATATTGAGTTGAAGGtctgatggaaaaaaatacgataatTGGGTAAATTGAAAAGCATATTctctttattgaaaaatcgaagtGGTTAAATTAGGTTTTAACCAACGTACAACTCATGCGTAAGTCTTCTTGAGCACAGCCTCCTCGTTGTAGGGATGAGCCTTGGCCCATTCGAGAGCCCTGGCGATGTAAGGGGGAAGTTCAGGGGCTGGTGGGGCGACTGGCAAGTGAGCACCTTCGACTCTGGAGCCGTTCTCGTCGGCGTAGACCAAGGTCTTAATGATCGAGCCGTCCGGAGCCTTGTACGAATACTCCCCCTGGATAACCTGGACGAGGGTGTTGTCGGGGCCAGCCTTGACAGAGCCGAGTTCTTGCACAGAGATGCCGTTGCCGGACCAGGCATTTCTGAAACCACCGTCAATATCGGTCTCCAGAACTTGACTCTCGATGGGCGCGTCCTTCTCGAGGCCGGCGGCGCAGGCGGCTCCGAAGAGCATGACGACAAACAGCTGTGAACGAGAAAAATCGTATATTAATAATGATTATTTACGACGTGAAAAATATCGGATCTAGCTGCGTTAGAAATTGCAGTCACGTGCCAAGCCGGGACTTGGCGTAGTTATGACGAAGCCGAATACCGAAAGTGAACTTACAGCGGAATTCATGTTGACAGTTCGGCTGTATAATGCTCTGTATTTCGATACGGATTTCGACAGGACTTTTATAGTCATCCTCTCGTATACTCGGTGATGGAGGGGCAAATGTCAGACATTCTCttggaaaaatagaaaacgaaaacctgcCCACAAGCTTAACAGTAATGTCAGTTCCAAAAATTCTAACCAGCGACTAGATTTGCTCGTACAAATCTAAGATCTTCGTCACCACTCGCCGATTGCctataaatatgaatatttggGATACCTTGACGGTATCACACACAAACAGTCTTGCAAGATCTGCCAAGTTAGTATAATTCTAGCTGCATTTGTATTTTCTTAGATAATCGAGGTACAAGTTTTCGAAAAGTTCATCATTCTTATATAGCTAGTCGACGAGTAATAAACAGAATTTATGCAAAAATTCAGACCCCAGAGTAGTATTCGAAATATTCGAATACCGATACAGCGGTTACTTCAAACatcaaaatttctttcgatGTGTACGCCAGACTGCTATTTTAGAATCACGAAGTGTCACACGAGGCCGATATAATAGCATGCCGACTGATTTAAACGTTAAATTATGTTCGACGTAATCGCTTCTCAAGGAATTTAATGAACAGAATTTGCTTGAGAATGTCGTTCCGAgtcgtttttcaaattatattcttatttttaactGGCCACGCAACTACACTCAACCACAAACATTAAACCGTGATGATATATTTTAGGTTGAAAACTGCTGTCGCTTATAGACATCGATAGTTAATTGCCATTGTCAAATTACTGAGTGAACAATCGTCGAAGTTATTACACTTTTACGACTTGAGTCTATGGAGGCTTCGAGAGTATGAATCCCAACATCGACCACATTGGATCATTTTCACATCATGAGTTATGCAAAGATTGAAGACCTTTTTGCGATAGCCTGCGCGAAAAATTCTGTTGCGCGGTTgacatttcttatttttttttttttgtccattaTTTCATTCGGTAGAATGCATGACATTTGCCCCCGCCTGCAAATTCGATTCAAATATCACTGGACAAACCCTGTCGAATTCAGGAGTGTTGCAATTTCAGACCCAAGTGCTCACAGTGCTGCACCATTATCGCGAAACCCTTGGTAAGTATTTCAGCCCATAGCAATCGGATACAGCTATCTTCGTCTTGAGTAGAGTCCCAATTCGCCGGCTTCGAACCAGCGATCACACTCGTTAGATAAATCTTGTTCACTACATGCTGTTTGGAGCCGTCAGCGTTGTAAATCCTGACAAGAACGCACATGTCGGAAATTCAGTCCTACGAGATGTGAGTTTGAAGGGTAACTTCCAAAGAGCTGAACAGGCGGCTTGTTCGTCTTCCATAGGCTTAGCAACTCACAAGCCGTTTATTGAAATAAGCTAAACCGATACACACGTATTTTGCTACAAGAGGCTTGCCTCCTATATCAAAGAATCGACACGCTTTACTTGGCTTTCGCTCACCCCTTCAACAAGCCAGAAAATGCTAGGTGAAATACCCGACGAACACGAAACTGATATCCAGATCTCAACATGACCAGATGCTCGGGCTTTGTATAACGATTATCCAAGTCTGCATAACGCCTGCAGTTTAAGTCAACAGCATAATTATTCGCTGCGCATTAAGActtgtttatcgaaaaattacagATACAGATATCCTGGCGTACGACGGTCAGACCTTGTTGCCCAAGCTAAGAGTTACGCGTAATTGTTTGGGTCATTTTGTAGTCCAGTATAAGTAATTGCGACTGCAAGCAAGTTGAAGTGTTGTTTTCATCTGGTAGGGTCCAGACTTACAGACGCCGAGTCTCGCGAAGATCAGATAATCATGTGTTCGATCGCCAATTGTTTCTTCGCTGTAAGATAATACACGCGCACGACTGATTCACGGCATAGAATTATTGGTTCTCCGATACTCGGGTGAGTATAATCGTTACCCTGAGTTTCACACACACCGTAAACCTTCTTCCTACCTGCGAGCCAATCGCGACGAAAGATACTTATTCTTAAAAACAATCCCTGAAAATGATCGCGTGAAACAAAAAGATGTTGAGCGAAAGTCAGAATCCTCTTGGATAAAAAAGACCGGTGCGGTATGATGGGCCAAGGACTTTCCGGATCGGGCGATACAATGCGTAACCATTATATCCTTTCCAAACCTTTTGCGCAGAATATCGAACACCGGTTGAAGAATGCGAGGAAAAAGTTTGCTGAAAAACAATCCTCGTGCAATCCTAAAGCATTACTCAACCTTCGACATTCTCTGCATGCCGCCACCCGAAGGCACCGTCGTCTTGTCCTTGGCCAATTTCACTGGCGTGAAAGAAAGCGAGGGAGGGGATGTTTTAGGGTGATTTGAAGTGACGCAATTTTTGCACATTGCATTGTGCTAATTGCGGGTTAGGTGTGAATTAGAAATAATACGACGAGCTCTCTGACCGCGGAGTTTGCCCCACCTTGGGAGAAGGGTTTTACTGGCAATTTGACCCACGCATCGCGACAACGTGTTCGTCGGGTGTTGTAAATGAAAGTATGAATTCAAATTCGGCTCGTTTACATCGCGACGCCTCGCGCGAGCAGCTTCTTGGCGCTGCCGGCTAGAATCGTTCACTTTTATATGTCAAGGTCGTCCTTGGCCATTTTTATTCCCCACTCGCGTAAACTTACCACGGTCTCATCTTCGCGCGAACCTCGTCTCGGCAGGCTACCCTCGGGCCTGAGGCGTAAAAAACGGCCGATCAGCACCGCCGCGACGCCATCCGTCCGTCGGTccgtccatccatccatccatcgaTGAGCCCACGTACCCATAACTCCGTTACTAAACATGTAGCGGCTACCCGCGTGCCACCAGTCGGCTTTTTCCCACTTGACATTTACCTGCGGTACctaactgattgtgagatcaCTTCGCGACCTCGTGCTGGCTCGTGAAATAACCACCGTCTTGGTACCCGGGGTTGCAGTACTGGAATGCGAGATAGCCTAATTATTAcgtacaaaaagaaaatctgaaagTGCAATATTTCGATACCACAATTTTCCTTTTCCAATATTTTAGGGGGGGTCATTGCTAGTCTAAGTCCAAAATTTCAGCCAGATTCTGCAATAGCTTCGGCCGCCGGTTTCAGTCGGAAAATATCGGTCGTTAACAAAAAATGATGACAATGAAAGATATAGAGAACTAAATTTCCTGCAGACTTAGTTACGACCATTTTTAGTGCAGAATTGAAAATGGGCGAGttatttgacaaaaataaataccCCGATAAATTCTGGATTTAGATTACcaatgcccccccccccccctctaaAAGATTAGGAAAGGCAAATTGTGGTATCAATTTTAAATGCAGATTCCGACTGGACCAAGCCTCGCCTCTCCAATTTCGAACCCTTAGGTCACAACGGCGCCTCGACGTCGGGGGAAATGCGTTTCAAACAAGGTATCTCTCCGCTGACAGTCAAGTCGCAGCCCGGCTGATCGAAGATTAACTCGCGTTACTCGTTCTGCCAGTAACACAATACCATTAGCCCACGATGATCTCGCAGATCATCTGCGCGATATTGCGAACCGTACACCTTATACTCGTCGCTAATACATAATAAGGGTACGATCAATTCGTGTCTTTCTCGATTATCAGTCTCGGTTACCCAATCTGCGTAACTCTAAACCATTTGCACGTTCCGACCTTGCCGACGTCTACGCGTTACTATTACGTATAGAATCAAATTCACAACGCTGTATTGTCTGTACGgcgaattttttgaaatttcagggCCTTCGATCCCACGAAATTCAATCCCCATCGCTAACCGAAACGAAATCCGTGAATACCTGTATCCAAATGTATCTTTTACACTCGCTCCGAattctgtataatatatcaGTACAAAGGTTGGCGTGTCGTAGCCGCCTGCAATCAGGCCCAATTTCGCCAGCGTTAAGCGGTAATTAAGTCCAATCATTAGCCTAatacgaaaacgaaaaattttcgttccaTTTCCGCAACAGGCTCTGTCGGCACTTTCGTGTTGAATAAAGATCAGATCGAGGCGAGAGAGATAACGTGAAAAGGTGCATGTGCGGAGTATTTTTGGCACTTACACAACGATATCGTACGACTCGGGCGTTTGTCAGAGTCCGAGCCGAAGGATCGGGCGGTAAATAACTCTGCTCACACAGGCGTGAGAAAACTGCGCAACTTTTAATTATCTGGAACGAAAAATGCCCCCCGGTATTAGACGATTCTCAATTCTCGCAGCAGCTTGGCTCGCGTAAATTGCCAGGTAAAATAATATCGCAACGGGAATACCTGGGCCGCGAATACGTGGCCTTCTGATTCCGCGATCGCTAATTCGCACTCGAAGATTGGCACAGACTCGAGGAGCATCTGCGATTCTCCCTAAACGAAGCAGCCTGCAATACCGGCGAGAAGATACGGTAGTTTATTCCAGGAGTCAATtaaatccccccccccccccccctcccctcgcCCCTTCATCTTCGCCACCATCACCGACGATATTTACACGGCACTTGCCTACTCGCCTGGTGAATGTGTAAGACACGTAATTCAACtttcgttttcgagatattgACCTACGAGGCAGGCATTTCATTGAAGAGTAATACTTTGTAATCAATGTTGACGAGAAATTTTGCGCCTACTTAGTCGTTTCGAATAATTGCGTCGTTTTCGTCTCATGATTCTCGGCATTCTGCAGCTACCAAAATTTCTGTTGATATATAGGTGTACCCTCGGCATTCGAAGAGATTTCTTCGTACAGGTAATTGAAATGTCATTGGTGCAGCTTTTACTTTCGGTGTGTGATGTATTGATTTGTTGAAATCCTTGCGATCTTTGTCATTCCGCTTTGTCAAATTACAGAATTTTCTAATAACGAAAGAAACACCGAtgagtataaaatatacagtGAAAGAGATTATCTTCTATTTCCGCTGACTTGTTTTGGAACGTCTTTCGAATTAGTTCAGAGTAaacgaaattaataaaagGGTACAGTcggttgggaaaaaaatggtaaaacatcaaatttgaaaattcaaacggaCTTCTGCTCGTtcggttttaaaaaataaacaacgatCGAAGAGCCAATCACACAACGATAATTTTGCAATGCCACAAGCACGTGGAATAATTTCAAGGTTAAAAGGTCAACATTTGACTATTCGAGAAAAGAGAGTAAAACCAATTTACAGGATACATACatccaataatttttaaaattcaaattttgattacCACATATAATTTATGCCTGAAGcaggacaaaaatttttcatacagtgAGATGAGACTTACGGTAAAAAAACTGACTAATAATCAGACGAAACTGGTTAGCTTCTAAGCCGGTACTAAATCGTGCATGCATAAAGCATTCAACGGATGGCCGCACGTCGATAATGCGCTTTTGGTATTTCAATGCATAATcgaagtttttgttttattttgtctCCGGACTAACCGGGGGTAATTAATAGGAAACTGAATAGGTATCGCTATTCGAAATAGCTCCGATGAGAAACAGAGTCCCAAgatgtaaggaaaaaaaaaggccaataaaataatacttgTCTCGCATTCCGGTGGTTACGAAATAACCGCCCGGAGCTGTCCAAGGGTGGGGTGGACGTAACGCGTATCTGAAGTAGGAATAGTTCGACAGATTACGAATACCAGCCGGCGTTACGACAGAGCTTGTCCTCCGAGTAcaccgaaaaaaaatagatgcTCTGTATTCATTACCCTGCACCCAACGACAAACCAGTTTGGTGGGCCTACGAAGTGCATGCGTGACATTTTACGGCTAGACTCACATGCATGGACACACACCGTGAGTTTCAAATTTGTGGAAGGCTTTGTCCGAGGGGGCGATTGGTTTGCTATATAAGCTCGAGGGGAAGCTGATGCAGTCAGATCAGGTTCATCCTCTGTCCCATCATGAACGCTTTACTGGTAAGCCCTTCGCTTATAACGTGATACTAAACCGTCAGCGCAGTCACCATTTTCCGACGATCGTTCCAGCCGCGTTAATTCTTCGCTCAAACTTCAAATGTGAAACGcgatttcgttgaaaaacAATCGTCTCGTCTCTATAATCTGTTTTGTGCTGgttcaaaatttcgtaaaatttctcATTACTGTCGCAGAAGTACCATTGCCGCGTAACTTTATTCTCTGATCATCGCGGTGACGTTTTATAGACTTCAGCGAATCTCAGGCTGACCGAGTTTGTCGGGGGCGGTGCGAATGTGACGTGAATCGAACAATTGATTTGTGGATATATTATACGAGTTGTGATTTTTAGGGTTGAAATAAGAAACGCTGTTTCAACAACACAGATTAGTGTATTTTCGAATCCAGTAACAACGAAAAGCTAAACCCCGTGCAGTACGACGTTTTTCCCACTAATCATAGTTCCGAAACGTGACGTTGCGCGctagttttttgatttt
Above is a genomic segment from Neodiprion pinetum isolate iyNeoPine1 chromosome 1, iyNeoPine1.2, whole genome shotgun sequence containing:
- the LOC124210721 gene encoding pupal cuticle protein Edg-78E-like, translating into MTIKVLSKSVSKYRALYSRTVNMNSALFVVMLFGAACAAGLEKDAPIESQVLETDIDGGFRNAWSGNGISVQELGSVKAGPDNTLVQVIQGEYSYKAPDGSIIKTLVYADENGSRVEGAHLPVAPPAPELPPYIARALEWAKAHPYNEEAVLKKTYA